The Gordonia sp. KTR9 genome contains a region encoding:
- a CDS encoding MspA family porin: MLVRRLVVVSSTCIALVSLVFGVGVGSAAPTSLATKYDSLITDDGWKIELRASELVVNPMSNIANSFASREGWVSARVGALITPAKGRRPSQPVQSAILEQFLVVGCQVDVSDGATFGFGSSIGPNANVTISGVPGVTVGGSASVSPSISVKLKPGRITEISLGKKTLQTNRASIRAKRVHVRVDGCVGPTTVRVIVRFSASTPTADDTINIHSARMWL, encoded by the coding sequence ATGCTTGTTCGTAGATTGGTCGTCGTATCGTCGACGTGTATTGCATTGGTGTCTCTCGTGTTTGGCGTGGGAGTTGGTTCAGCCGCCCCGACGTCGCTGGCGACGAAGTACGACTCGCTGATCACCGATGACGGTTGGAAGATCGAGCTGCGTGCCAGCGAGCTGGTCGTCAACCCGATGAGCAACATCGCCAACAGCTTTGCCTCGCGTGAGGGCTGGGTGTCGGCACGGGTCGGTGCCCTCATCACCCCGGCGAAGGGGCGCCGACCGTCCCAGCCGGTGCAGTCTGCGATCCTCGAGCAGTTTCTGGTCGTCGGGTGCCAGGTCGATGTCAGCGACGGGGCGACGTTCGGGTTCGGCTCGTCGATCGGGCCGAACGCGAACGTCACGATCAGTGGCGTTCCTGGCGTGACGGTCGGCGGGTCGGCGTCGGTGAGCCCGTCGATCTCGGTAAAGCTCAAGCCGGGCCGGATCACTGAGATCTCGTTGGGTAAGAAGACATTGCAAACCAACCGCGCCTCGATCCGCGCCAAGCGAGTCCACGTCAGGGTGGATGGTTGCGTCGGTCCGACGACGGTCCGCGTGATCGTGCGGTTCTCGGCTTCGACACCGACCGCTGACGACACGATCAACATCCACTCCGCCCGTATGTGGCTCTGA
- a CDS encoding PA domain-containing protein: protein MTSEVSPVAAEVVRIAAVSGPSTRDVVLLACWSHESLLFVVFRSLVLPNPDQPVGIVCDLRQLPTEDVEAAAYHVLAFEMVEPHHYPLVLSDKAGAIRWRAALDTELGDQTVGLLETVGTVRDLGEFMSKSTAVKTSIAVAFVASTVLAGCGGTTDAGEVTNGAASPSSSLPAPTKYEYVASDVVAMVDGAPVQLRPFPFSVGAEAVDVRLSAALGDGCSENDSDVEGQFVVLPRGGCTFERKYETAQRAGASGLVITSSDPLPDGRWQIPPIDLTTIPMLVTDDPDSVRRLVDGASVTASFDASVNQTPAE, encoded by the coding sequence GTGACCAGTGAGGTCTCTCCGGTTGCAGCTGAGGTTGTGCGTATTGCTGCGGTGTCGGGGCCGAGCACGCGGGATGTCGTTCTGCTTGCCTGCTGGTCGCACGAATCGCTCCTCTTCGTCGTCTTCCGCTCGCTAGTTCTGCCGAACCCCGACCAGCCAGTGGGTATTGTCTGCGACCTCAGACAGTTGCCGACTGAGGATGTGGAGGCTGCTGCTTATCACGTACTGGCATTCGAAATGGTCGAACCGCACCACTACCCACTCGTCCTGTCGGACAAGGCAGGTGCCATACGATGGCGTGCCGCGCTGGACACGGAGCTGGGCGATCAGACAGTCGGCCTCTTAGAAACTGTTGGAACCGTGAGAGATCTAGGGGAGTTCATGAGTAAGTCGACTGCCGTGAAAACGTCGATAGCAGTTGCCTTCGTTGCCTCCACAGTCTTGGCTGGGTGCGGCGGCACGACAGATGCTGGCGAGGTCACTAACGGCGCCGCATCGCCTTCGTCGTCGCTACCGGCTCCGACGAAGTATGAGTATGTGGCGTCCGATGTCGTTGCCATGGTCGACGGTGCGCCGGTCCAACTGAGGCCGTTCCCGTTTTCCGTCGGTGCTGAAGCGGTTGATGTACGGCTGTCTGCGGCCCTAGGCGACGGATGCTCAGAGAACGACTCAGACGTCGAGGGGCAGTTCGTTGTCTTGCCGCGCGGTGGCTGCACCTTCGAGCGGAAGTACGAAACCGCTCAGCGTGCTGGTGCGTCCGGCCTCGTGATCACCTCCTCTGATCCGCTTCCAGATGGGCGCTGGCAGATCCCGCCGATCGATCTGACAACCATCCCCATGCTGGTGACCGACGACCCAGACTCCGTGCGACGACTCGTGGACGGAGCCTCCGTAACTGCGAGTTTCGACGCTTCGGTCAATCAGACACCTGCTGAATGA